From Larus michahellis chromosome 8, bLarMic1.1, whole genome shotgun sequence, one genomic window encodes:
- the LOC141747693 gene encoding flavin-containing monooxygenase 3-like, translated as MVQRVAVVGAGVSGLAATKCCLEEGLEPTCFEQSENVGGLWYYTDQAEEGRASIYRTVFTNSCKEMMCYSDFPFPDDHPNYMHNARLQHYICKYAEHFDLLRHIRFKTLVTKVKKRPDFSVTGQWEVVTRRDGKEETAVFDAVMVCSGHHVYPNLPLAQFPGIQKFKGCYFHSREYKEPEKFRGKKVLVIGLGNSGCDIAVELSTVASQVYLSSRSGSWVMSRVWDNGYPWDMLVITRFRTWLGNILPRAISDWLYVRGMNRFFKHENFGLMPLDRTSRKEPVFNDDLPSRIACGVVVMKPNVKEFRETSVLFQDGTVQDDVDVVVFATGYSYSYPFMEDDSIIKCRDNQVTLYKGILPPRLEKPTIAVIGLVQSLGPIIPTADLQCRWAVKVFQGQCTLPPVSEMMDDIDDKMGKKLKWYRNSTTLQTDYISYMDELASAIGVKPNMLKLLLTDPQLALKVIFGPCSPYQFRLVGPGKWSGARKAILTQWDRTLQATRTRVTPADPTAFPCLAVLGVLFLPLLLLLTAFYC; from the exons ATGGTGCAGCGTGTGGCGGTGGTGGGCGCGGGCGTCAGTGGGCTGGCGGCCACCAAGTGCTGCCTGGAAGAGGGGCTGGAGCCCACCTGCTTCGAGCAGAGCGAGAACGTCGGGGGGCTCTGGTACTACACG GAccaggcagaggaaggcagagccaGCATCTACCGCACCGTCTTCACCAACTCCTGCAAAGAGATGATGTGTTACTCCGACTTCCCCTTCCCTGACGACCACCCCAACTACATGCACAATGCCAGGCTCCAGCACTACATCTGCAAGTACGCCGAGCACTTCGACCTGCTCCGGCACATACGGTTCAAG acCCTGGTCACCAAGGTTAAAAAACGCCCAGACTTTTCTGTGACGGGGCAATGGGAGGTGGTGACCCGGAGAGACGGGAAGGAAGAGACGGCGGTTTTTGATGCTGTTATGGTTTGCTCTGGGCATCATGTCTACCCAAACCTCCCCCTGGCTCAATTCCCAG GAATACAGAAGTTTAAAGGCTGTTACTTCCACAGCCGAGAGTACAAGGAGCCAGAGAAGTTCAGAGGGAAGAAGGTGCTGGTGATAGGCTTGGGCAACTCTGGCTGTGACATTGCCGTGGAGCTCAGCACCGTGGCGTCACAG GTCTACCTGAGCTCCCGAAGCGGGTCCTGGGTGATGAGTCGTGTCTGGGACAACGGCTACCCCTGGGACATGCTGGTCATCACTCGTTTCCGGACCTGGCTGGGGAACATCCTTCCAAGGGCGATCAGTGACTGGCTGTACGTGAGAGGCATGAACCGGTTCTTCAAGCACGAGAACTTCGGCCTCATGCCACTGGACAG AACCTCCCGTAAGGAGCCAGTGTTCAACGACGACCTCCCGAGCCGCATTGCCTGCGGCGTGGTGGTGATGAAGCCAAATGTGAAGGAGTTCAGAGAGACATCCGTCTTGTTTCAAGATGGGACTGTGCAGGATGACGTCGATGTGGTTGTCTTTGCCACTGGTTACAGTTACTCCTATCCTTTCATGGAGGATGATTCCATCATCAAATGCAGGGACAATCAGGTCACCCTCTACAAAGGCATTCTCCCTCCTCGGCTCGAGAAGCCAACCATCGCAGTCATTGGGCTGGTCCAGTCCCTTGGACCTATCATCCCAACAGCAGACCTCCAGTGCCGCTGGGCAGTCAAGGTGTTTCAGG GGCAGTGCACGCTCCCCCCGGTCAGCGAGATGATGGATGACATTGATGACAAGATGGGGAAAAAGCTCAAGTG GTACAGGAACAGCACCACGCTGCAGACGGattatatctcctacatggatgAGTTGGCCTCTGCCATCGGCGTGAAGCCCAACATGCTGAAGCTCCTGCTGACAGACCCACAGCTGGCCCTAAAGGTCATCTTCGGCCCCTGCAGCCCCTACCAGTTTCGGCTGGTGGGCCCAGGGAAGTGGAGCGGGGCCAGAAAGGCCATCCTCACCCAGTGGGACCGAACTCTTCAGGCCACACGGACGCGCGTCACCCCCGCCGACCCCACCGCCTTCCCCTGCCTGGCCGTGCTGGGGGTGCTCTTCCTcccgcttctcctcctcctcactgccttTTATTGCTAG